The genomic interval GCGACCTGGCCGGCAGCCATGTTCGACAGCATCTTGGGGATCATGAACGGGCTGACCTTGTTCTTCTCCATGAAGGAGGCGTGCTGCTCCTCCCAGGTGATCACCCCGCCGATCCCGCAGCCGAACGCGATGCCGACGCGGTCGCCGAACTCCTCGGGGTCCTCGCCGGTCGGCAGGTCAAGACCCGATCGGTCGATCGCTTCGCGGCTGGCCAGGAGCGCCAGCTGCACGAAGCGGTCGAGCCGCCGAGCGGCACGCCGACCGATCTCCTCGGAGGGATCGAACTCGGGCGTGCGGCAGGAGACGGTGACGTCGAGGCCGGCTTCCTCCAGCGTGGGGTCGTGCGCTGCGGCGGGGGTCCCCTCCAGGACCGTCTTCCACGCCGCGTCGACGTTGGCCCCTCCGGGAGCGAACAGGCCGATGCCGGTGACGACGATCTCGGGCTGTTGACGGTCGGTCACGTTTGCACCTTCTGCTTCTCTTCGATCTTGGTCACGGCGTCTTCGACCGTGCGGATGTCCTCGGCCTCCTCGTCCTCGATCTCGACGCCGACCTCTTCTTCGAGCGCCAGCGTGAACTCGACCAGGTCGAGCGAGTCGAGGTCCAGGGATTCGAACGTGGCGTCGGGGCTCACGTCCTCCTCCGGCACCTGGAACGTGTTCACGAGGATGGACTTCACGGTCTCGTACAGCTCCTGGTTCATCGTTGCTCCTCTCGGTTACGGACTGGTTCTGGGTGTGTCGGTCACATGCCGGCACCGCCGTCGACGGGGATCACCGCTCCGGTGATCGCCGCGGCCTCCTCGGATGCGAGGAACCTCACGGCAGCCGCGACCTCCTCGGCCGCGACGGGCCGGCCGATCGGAGTGCGTTCGAGGTAGCTCTCGAGCAGATCGTCGGGGAGTTGGTCGGTCATCGACGTCTCGACGAACCCGGGCGCGACCACGTTGACGGTGACGCCCTTCCCGGCCAGCTCGCGGGCAAGCGACTTGCTGAACCCGGTCAGCGCGGCCTTGGCCGCGCCGTAGGCGCTCTGGCCGGCGTTGCCGCGGAGGCCCACGAACGAGCCGATGTTGATGATGCGGCCCCTGCGGTTGCGGACCATCGGGCGGAGCGCAGCACGGGCGATCAGGTACACCCCGCGCAGGTTGATCGCCATGGTGCGGTCCCAGCGTTCCGGCGTCAGCCGCATCAGCAGGTCGTCGTCGGCGATCCCGTGCGCCGTGACGACCACGCCGAGGTCGCCGAGCTCGCCGGCGCGGTCGACGGCGGCGTCGACCTGGTCCTCGTCGGTGACGTCGAGTTGGATCGCCTCGGCCGTGCCGTCGCAGGACGCGGCCACCTTCTCGGCTCCGTCCTGGTTCGACGCGTACCCGACCAGCACCGCCATGCCCTGGGCGGCCAGGGCGCGGCACGTGGCCGCCCCGATGCCGCCGCTGCCGCCGCTGACGATCGCGACCAGGTCGCTCACGGGGTCACCTCCGGGTCTCCGTCGGGGAAGGTCACCAGGCACGAGGCCCAGGTCAGGCCGGCGCCGAACGCGGTGAGCAGGACGGTCGCCCCCGCCGGGAGCAGGCCCTGTTCACGCGCGTCGACCAGCGCCAGGGGGATCGAGGCGGCTGAGGTGTTGCCGTAGCGGTCCACGTCGATGAACGCGCGATCTTCGTCCACGCCCAGCCGATCCGCCACCGCGTTGAGGATACGGGCGTTGGCCTGGTGGGCGACCAGCAGATCGATGTCGTCGATGTCCATCCCGGCCCGTTCCAGCACCGACCGAGCCGACGAGGTCATGCGGGTCACCGCGTGCTTGTAGATCTCGCTCCCGCTCATGGTCAGGTAGTGCTGCCGCTCGGCGACGGTCTCCTGGCTGGCAGGGTTGCGGCTACCCCCGGCGGGGATGATCAGCGCGTCGGCGAGGTCACCGTCAGAGCCCATCTCGAAGGGTCCGAGCGTGCCTCCCCCGCTCTCCGCGGCCAGCACGCACGCGCCGGCGCCGTCGCCGAACAGCACCGCGGTGGAGCGGTCCTGGTCGTCCATCAGCCGGGTCATCGCCTCGGCGCCGATCAGCAGGATCGGCCGGGGGTCGTAGGCGGTGACGGTTGCGGCCGCGACCGACAGCCCGTAGACGAACCCGCTGCACGCCGCGCCGACGTCGAACGCCGCCACGTTCGTCCCCAGCTCCGCTGCCACGATCGGGGCGGTCTGGGGGCAGACGTAGTCCGGTGTGGTGGTGGCCACGATGATCGCGCCGAGCTCGTCGGCGTCCACGCCGGCTTCGGCCAGGGCCGCCACGCCCGCCCGGACGGCCAGGTCCGAGGTGGCGTCGTCTTCGGCGATGCGGCGCCGCTCCACGATCCCCGTGCGGGTGCGGATCCACTCGTCGCTGGTGTCGAGCGCCTCTTCCCAGTCGTGGTTGGTGATCACCTCGTCAGGGACCGCGACCCCGAGCCCGACGATGCCCACCGGGAGCTGACCGGGGGCCAGACCGGCCCGCGACGGGCGTTCGGTGGTCAGCGGGATCGTCATCGACGGACTTCCTCTCCGGGTCGCTCTCCAGGTCGCGCTGTGCAGGTCGGCATCGTCATCACGTCCATCGTGTTCATCGTGTTCCGGGTCGTAGGTGGGCGCGCCGCGGTCATCCCTCCTCGCTCTTGCGGATGCTCGTCGCGGCCGAGATCGCCGCGTCGAGGTCGTCGGGGGTCCCCACCGAGACGATCTCGATGTCATCGGACAGGGTCCGGCGCGCCAAGCCGGAGAGGACGTCTCCGGGACCGGCCTCGATCACCAGCCGGGTCTCCATGGCCGCCAGACGTTGCTGGACCTCCCGCCAACGAACGGGGGACAACACCCCGTCGATGATCACTTGCCGGACGTCGTCGGCCGTGGTCACCGGTTCGGCGGTGGCTCCAGAGACCAGCGGGACGTCGGGGTCCACCATCTGCAGCTCGTCCAGCCGCGTCTCGAGCCGGTCACGGGCTGACGCCATCAACTCGGTGTGGAACGCGCCCTCCACGTCGAGGTCGCGGACCCGCCCGCCGGCCTCCTGACAGGCGTCGGCGGCCGCGTCGACCGCGTCGGGAGGCCCCGACACGACGACCTGGTCGGGGGCGTTGTCGTTGGCGACGATGACGCCGTCGATCCCGGCGATGGCCTTCTCGACGGCGTCACGGTCCAGCCCCAGCACCGCTGCCATCTTCCCCGGGTTCTCCGACACCGCGTCGGCGAACGCACGGCCGCGCTCGATCACCACCGCCGCGCCGGCGGGCACCGACAGAGCGCGGGCAGCGACCGCGGCGGCGATCTCACCCAGGCTGTGGCCGGCGACCACGTCGGGGGTGATCCCCGCGTCGCGGAGTGCCCGCCACGCCGCGAGATCGACCGCGAACACCGCTGGCTGGGCCACGTCGGTGGCGGCGCACGCCTCCGGGTCGTCGGCGAGGCCGACGAAGTCGTCGAAGCCAGCGACGCGACCGACCTCGGCGAACGTGGAGAAGGCGCTGTGGCCGCGCCACGCTGAGGCCATCCCTTGGCGGTGCGACCCCTGCCCGGGGAAGACCATCGCGATGCTCATCTGGCGGATCCTCTTCCTCCTGACGGCTCAACGTCGAACGTCTGGTCCGGCGTCTGGTCCGGCGTCTGGTCCGGGCGTGGGCCGGGCCGATCGTGGGAACGCGGACACAGACGGCCAGCCCGCAGCGATCAAGACCAACGTTTCCGGACCCAGCCGTGGGTGTCAACGTCCGAACGCGGACCTTCGTGAAGTCCCCGACGACACATCCGACGTCCGAGGGGGTCGCTTCGTTGGCTCACCGGGCGACGCCTCCGCTCCCACCCGACGTCGCCACCAGCGGCAGGTCCTCGTCGAACCAGCGGGCCAGTCCTCCCGCCATCGCCTCGGCGTCGAACCCCTCGCGGCGCAGCAGCTCGGCTGCTTCCTCGCTCCTGCTCCCGTCGCGGTCGACGGTGATGATCTTCCGGCCGGCGCTGATCTCGCCGAGCCGTCCACGCAGCTCGTCGAGCGGGATGTGGTGGCCCGCCTCGATGTGGCCGGCATCCCACTCCTGGCCGCCGCGGACGTCGATGATCTGCACCAGTCCTCGCTCGGCGTACACCTGCTGCGGTTCCACGCGCGATCCCCATCGGTCGTCTACGGCCAGTGTGCGCGAGGTCGGGCGCCCTGGCTGCCCCGGTCGGACGGGGCGAGATGGTCGCTGCGGCGGTCGGCGCCCGTCCCCGGCGCGGTCGGCGCTGTACGGTCGGCCGGCTCGGCAGGGAGGTGCGAGGTGCAGGTGGGGGTCGGGTTGCCCGCCAACATCCCCGGCACGACCGGCGCGACCGTTGTGGACTGGGCACGCGCTGCCGACCAGACGCCGTTGTCGACCCTGGCCGTGATCGACCGGATGGCGTACGGCAACTACGAGCCGTTGGTCGCGCTCGCGGCCTGTGCCGGCGTGACCAGCCGGATCCGGCTCGCGACGACCGTGTTGGTCGCACCCATCCGCGACGCCGGGCTCCTCGCCAAGCAGACGGCCAGCATCGACGCGTTGTCCGGCGGGCGGCTCACAGTCGGGTTGGGGATCGGCGGCCGAGAGGAGGACTACCTGGCGGCAGGCTCCCAGGTGGACTTCCACCGCCGCGCCCCTCACTTCGAGGAGCAGCTGGAGATCCTGAGACGGGTGTGGAGGGGCCAGCCGCCGGTCGAGGAGGTCGCTGCGGTCGGCCCGCCACCGTCACGGCCGGGTGGACCCGAGGTCCTGATCGGCGGGTACTCGTCGCCTGCCGCCCGCCGGGCGGGACGGTTGGCGGACGGCTTCATCGCCGGCGCGCTGCTGCCCGCGCAGGCGCGTGAGCTCTACGACGAAGCTGTGACTGCCCGGCAGGGGGCTGGCCGGGCAGGCCAGCCCCGGTTCGTGGGCTGCGGGTACTGGGCGTTGGACGACGACGCCACGGTCGAGCGGGGCCGCGACTTCCTGC from Actinomycetota bacterium carries:
- a CDS encoding ketoacyl-ACP synthase III, which codes for MTIPLTTERPSRAGLAPGQLPVGIVGLGVAVPDEVITNHDWEEALDTSDEWIRTRTGIVERRRIAEDDATSDLAVRAGVAALAEAGVDADELGAIIVATTTPDYVCPQTAPIVAAELGTNVAAFDVGAACSGFVYGLSVAAATVTAYDPRPILLIGAEAMTRLMDDQDRSTAVLFGDGAGACVLAAESGGGTLGPFEMGSDGDLADALIIPAGGSRNPASQETVAERQHYLTMSGSEIYKHAVTRMTSSARSVLERAGMDIDDIDLLVAHQANARILNAVADRLGVDEDRAFIDVDRYGNTSAASIPLALVDAREQGLLPAGATVLLTAFGAGLTWASCLVTFPDGDPEVTP
- a CDS encoding rhodanese-like domain-containing protein, yielding MEPQQVYAERGLVQIIDVRGGQEWDAGHIEAGHHIPLDELRGRLGEISAGRKIITVDRDGSRSEEAAELLRREGFDAEAMAGGLARWFDEDLPLVATSGGSGGVAR
- a CDS encoding LLM class flavin-dependent oxidoreductase, producing the protein MQVGVGLPANIPGTTGATVVDWARAADQTPLSTLAVIDRMAYGNYEPLVALAACAGVTSRIRLATTVLVAPIRDAGLLAKQTASIDALSGGRLTVGLGIGGREEDYLAAGSQVDFHRRAPHFEEQLEILRRVWRGQPPVEEVAAVGPPPSRPGGPEVLIGGYSSPAARRAGRLADGFIAGALLPAQARELYDEAVTARQGAGRAGQPRFVGCGYWALDDDATVERGRDFLRDYYAFAGERAERIAGQMLASTEQIRDRLAAAADVGMDEIILWPCVADLSQLDRLSELVGEWEADHSRLA
- the fabG gene encoding 3-oxoacyl-ACP reductase FabG encodes the protein MSDLVAIVSGGSGGIGAATCRALAAQGMAVLVGYASNQDGAEKVAASCDGTAEAIQLDVTDEDQVDAAVDRAGELGDLGVVVTAHGIADDDLLMRLTPERWDRTMAINLRGVYLIARAALRPMVRNRRGRIINIGSFVGLRGNAGQSAYGAAKAALTGFSKSLARELAGKGVTVNVVAPGFVETSMTDQLPDDLLESYLERTPIGRPVAAEEVAAAVRFLASEEAAAITGAVIPVDGGAGM
- a CDS encoding acyl carrier protein, with the protein product MNQELYETVKSILVNTFQVPEEDVSPDATFESLDLDSLDLVEFTLALEEEVGVEIEDEEAEDIRTVEDAVTKIEEKQKVQT
- a CDS encoding ACP S-malonyltransferase; translated protein: MSIAMVFPGQGSHRQGMASAWRGHSAFSTFAEVGRVAGFDDFVGLADDPEACAATDVAQPAVFAVDLAAWRALRDAGITPDVVAGHSLGEIAAAVAARALSVPAGAAVVIERGRAFADAVSENPGKMAAVLGLDRDAVEKAIAGIDGVIVANDNAPDQVVVSGPPDAVDAAADACQEAGGRVRDLDVEGAFHTELMASARDRLETRLDELQMVDPDVPLVSGATAEPVTTADDVRQVIIDGVLSPVRWREVQQRLAAMETRLVIEAGPGDVLSGLARRTLSDDIEIVSVGTPDDLDAAISAATSIRKSEEG
- a CDS encoding 3-oxoacyl-ACP synthase — translated: MTDRQQPEIVVTGIGLFAPGGANVDAAWKTVLEGTPAAAHDPTLEEAGLDVTVSCRTPEFDPSEEIGRRAARRLDRFVQLALLASREAIDRSGLDLPTGEDPEEFGDRVGIAFGCGIGGVITWEEQHASFMEKNKVSPFMIPKMLSNMAAGQVA